A region from the Coprothermobacter sp. genome encodes:
- a CDS encoding 50S ribosomal protein L22, which translates to MEAFAKLEHIRLSPFKTRLVADLIRGKNVDQAVAILDSLPNRPAVTIKKVMLSAAANAENNFKMNRDTLYVSKILIDGQGGVKRVSPRGMGRADIIRKPLSRIYICVAEKEEA; encoded by the coding sequence ATGGAAGCATTTGCGAAACTTGAGCACATTCGGCTTTCTCCATTCAAGACACGCCTGGTGGCCGACCTTATCAGGGGGAAGAATGTCGACCAGGCGGTTGCCATTCTCGACTCGCTGCCCAATCGGCCTGCCGTTACCATCAAGAAGGTCATGCTGTCTGCCGCTGCCAATGCCGAGAACAATTTCAAGATGAACCGTGACACGCTGTATGTGTCCAAGATTCTCATCGACGGGCAGGGTGGAGTCAAGAGAGTCTCCCCGAGAGGCATGGGTCGTGCGGATATCATCCGCAAGCCCCTCTCCCGGATCTATATCTGCGTAGCTGAGAAAGAGGAGGCTTAG
- a CDS encoding 30S ribosomal protein S3 — MGQKVHPYGFRLGITQDWQSKWFASKRNYSEFVLEDYHIREEIGKIERDFAISEIEILRKGFNVTVRLHSARPGALIGRNKAELEKIEANLKKTLTNKQEVLHVDVKEIKHPDLDAKILAQSIVADIEKRVSYKRAMKQVIKRAMRARAGGIKVQCSGRLGGAEIARTEWYREGRVPLQTLKADVTYSYEPALIKFGRIGVKVWLYKGDAPKRVFFSEDVD, encoded by the coding sequence GTGGGCCAGAAAGTACATCCGTATGGATTCAGGCTTGGCATTACCCAGGACTGGCAATCCAAGTGGTTTGCATCGAAGAGGAACTACAGCGAATTCGTTCTGGAGGATTATCACATTCGCGAGGAGATCGGCAAGATCGAGCGCGACTTTGCCATCTCGGAGATCGAGATTCTGAGAAAGGGTTTCAATGTCACTGTGCGCTTGCACAGCGCGCGTCCTGGTGCCCTTATCGGCCGGAACAAGGCTGAGCTCGAGAAGATCGAGGCGAACCTCAAGAAGACACTGACCAACAAGCAGGAAGTCCTGCACGTCGATGTCAAGGAAATCAAGCATCCCGATCTCGACGCCAAGATTCTGGCACAGAGTATTGTTGCAGATATCGAGAAGCGTGTCTCCTACAAGCGCGCGATGAAACAGGTCATCAAGCGTGCAATGAGAGCTCGCGCAGGCGGTATCAAGGTTCAGTGCAGTGGCCGTCTCGGCGGAGCCGAGATCGCCCGTACCGAGTGGTATCGTGAAGGACGCGTGCCGCTTCAGACCTTGAAAGCTGACGTAACCTACTCCTATGAGCCGGCTCTCATCAAGTTCGGCCGTATCGGAGTCAAGGTGTGGCTCTACAAGGGAGATGCACCCAAGAGGGTCTTCTTCAGTGAGGACGTAGACTGA
- a CDS encoding 30S ribosomal protein S19 codes for MSDTKTNKGFVEERLLGRILEMNRKGEKKLVKTWSRRSHVVEEMVGHTIAIHNGKTHVPVYISKAMVGHRLGEFALTRNFHGHTVPTARTSALR; via the coding sequence ATGAGCGATACGAAGACCAACAAGGGCTTTGTCGAGGAACGTCTGCTCGGCAGGATCCTGGAAATGAACCGAAAAGGTGAGAAGAAGCTCGTCAAGACATGGAGTCGTCGTTCTCATGTGGTCGAGGAGATGGTGGGGCATACGATTGCCATCCATAATGGCAAGACCCATGTTCCCGTCTACATCTCGAAGGCGATGGTTGGGCACAGGCTCGGTGAGTTTGCGCTCACCCGCAACTTCCATGGTCACACTGTTCCGACAGCGCGTACCAGCGCGTTGAGGTAG
- a CDS encoding 50S ribosomal protein L2 translates to MSIVRSYKPTSPGIRSRKTLIHTEVTRDTPEKSLTFGLRKKAGRNNTGKIMVRHQGSGVRQLYRVVDFARDVENVPGKVAEIEYDPNRSALIALVQYANGKKTYILLPEGLKVGETIMSGDNVEIRAGNNTKLAKMPLGTTIHNIELFPGKSAHVARAAGASAQLLAKEAGWAQIRMPSGEIRKFSLDCRATIGQVGNLDHNKEVLGKAGNSRHRGIRPSVRGVAMNPVDHPHGGGEGKSPVGHPGPLTPWGKPTLGYKTRKKKNQSDKYILKRIN, encoded by the coding sequence ATGAGTATTGTGAGATCCTATAAACCAACGTCTCCGGGAATTCGTTCCAGGAAGACGCTCATTCACACCGAGGTCACCCGGGACACTCCTGAGAAGTCCCTGACCTTTGGCCTGCGCAAAAAGGCCGGGCGAAACAACACGGGCAAGATCATGGTTCGTCACCAGGGTTCTGGTGTTCGTCAGCTCTATCGCGTTGTTGACTTCGCGCGGGACGTTGAGAACGTTCCAGGCAAGGTGGCTGAGATCGAATACGACCCCAACCGCTCTGCCCTGATTGCTCTTGTGCAGTACGCCAACGGCAAGAAGACGTATATCCTTCTGCCAGAGGGCCTGAAAGTCGGCGAGACCATCATGTCCGGTGACAACGTTGAGATCCGGGCAGGCAACAACACCAAACTTGCCAAAATGCCTTTGGGAACGACCATCCACAACATCGAACTGTTCCCCGGCAAGTCCGCTCATGTGGCGCGTGCCGCTGGCGCCTCAGCTCAGTTATTGGCCAAGGAAGCCGGTTGGGCACAGATCCGCATGCCATCCGGCGAGATCCGGAAGTTTTCCCTGGACTGCAGGGCCACCATTGGACAGGTTGGCAATCTTGATCACAACAAGGAAGTCCTCGGAAAGGCTGGCAATTCCCGTCACCGCGGCATTCGTCCGTCTGTGCGTGGTGTTGCCATGAACCCCGTCGACCACCCGCACGGTGGTGGTGAAGGCAAGTCTCCTGTCGGACACCCTGGACCTCTTACTCCTTGGGGCAAGCCGACTCTCGGCTACAAAACCCGCAAGAAGAAGAATCAGTCCGACAAGTATATTTTGAAGCGTATAAACTAG